Genomic segment of uncultured Desulfobacter sp.:
CTTTTGTTAATTCACTGACTATTTTTCTGTCTGTTTTATTTTTTATTTTTACGACCCGGTTAATCAGAACTGCAAACGTCTGCAAAGGATCCTGAACCCCGGTATAATCTTCCATAGCCATGGATGCAATCAATTGCCGGTCTTCATCGGCTTCAACCCTGGCCATGACCGCCCCCACAATATTTTGCCCATCCACCTTGCTGTCAATGATCAAACAGCCAAGACGCTCAAGCCGCTTTGAATAAAAAGCGCGGAGCACTTTTTTTTCCACGGCGACACCAATCAGTTCAGGCCAATGAAGCATCATAGAAAGAATCTGCTTTTCCCGGGGGTCAGATTCCCGAACGCTTTTGGATACATCATCCTTTTCAGGGATCAAAGGACCCCGGGCCTGACTGTTTACATGCTTTTCATAGGCTTCTTTTACTTTTTCAAGAACAGCCTTTTCATCAATATTAAGTGTTTCAGCAAGCTCGCGAACATAGATTGACCGAACCGCATAATCCTGAATCATAGCCAGATGCTGCTTCATTTCGTCCAGCACTTTGATTCGACCCTCAACGGAAGTGCCGTGGGTATCCAAAGCCAACTGAAGCAAAAACTGCATCACAGTCTTGGCAGTGTCTGCAAGGTCAAGGAAGGCATCCCGGCCATGGGCCATGACGTACGAGTCGGGATCATTATTTTCCGGAAGCACCAGAATCCGGGTATCAATCCCCTCTTGAACAAAAATATCAATGCTTCTTTTGGCTGCCTTTATACCGGCTTCATCCGAATCAAATACCAGGGTCATGGTCGTTGCATACCCTTTAAGTATCCTGACATGCTCGCGGGTCAAGGCCGTACCAAGGCTTGCTACACAATTTTGAATTCCATGCTGGTAAAGAGAAAGAAAATCGAAGTAACCTTCCACAATAAACACCTGACCCAGCCTGCGGCACTCCTGTTTTGCAGCGTGCAGTCCGTAAAGGATCCGGCTTTTATTGTACACAGGTGTTTCAGGAGAGTTCATGTATTTGGGCATGCTGTCGTCCATCACCCGCCCACCGAAACCGGCCACCTGCATGTTGATATCAAAAATAGGGAACATCAGCCTATTTCTGAATCTGTCGTAAAACCCGTTTTTCTGTTTTTTTTCCAGCACCAATCCGGAACTGATCGCAACCCCTCTGGCAACTCTCTCTCGTTTTAAAACAGCGACAATGGCATCCCAGGCATCAGGGGAAAACCCGAGCTGAAACTGTTCAATAATCTGCCGACTGGTTCCCCTTCGTTCAAGGTATTGTCTTGCTGCATTGCCCTTCAATGGGTCATCTAAAAAGGAGGTGTATGCCTGCATCACCTTTGTATTCAGTCGGAAAAGCGCTTCCCGGACATGGACGGCCTTGCGCTGTTCCGGGCTCATTTTCCGGGTCTCTATGACGATATTGTATTTTCTGGCCAGCATCTTTGCCGCTTCGGGAAAGGAAATTCCGTGATATTTCATGATAAACGACAGAACATTCCCACCGACACCGCATCCAAAGCAATGAAAAATCTGTTTATCGGGATTAACGGAAAAAGAAGGCGTTTTTTCAGAGTGAAAGGGGCACAGACCAAAAAAGTTTCTACCTGATTTTTTTAGAATAACCGCCTCGGACACAACATCAAATATATCCGAGGCAGCTATAATTTCTGCAATTTTTTCTTCAGGGATCATCATTTTGGGTGGTGCAGGCTCCAAAATCTCAAATCTTTATGTAATTTAAATAGGATAAGCAGTGAATACGATCTGTCAATAACGACTTGGCAGCTAACTATAAACAGCCCTTGGTGGACAAAGCGCCCGATACCTGGGAAATCGGCCGGGTTGCAGTGTGCAACGATCGCCCAAACGCCTTGAAGATGGACTCAAGGGCGTGGTGTTCATTCTCACCGTACAATGTATTAATGTGCAGATTAAATCCGCCTTTGACACAGACTGCCTGGAAGAACTCCTTGGCAAGATACGCATCAAAAGCCCCCCGGGATTTCAAATCGCTGGGGATATTGTAAACAAGATAAGGCCGGTTGGACAAATCAATGGTCACCCTGGACAAGGATTCATCCATGGGGACACTTGCATCTCCAAACCGATGGATACCCCCTTTTTCAGATAATGCCTGCTGTATTGCTTGGCCAAGGACAAGGCCTGTATCCTCTACGGTATGATGGAAATCTACATCAAGATCGCCTGTTGCTGAAATTCGAAGATCAAAAAAACCGTGTACTGTAAACGCTGTAAGCATGTGATCAAAAAAAGGGATTCCTGTGTTGATCTCAGCATTTCCCCGTCCATCCAGATCCAGCCGGATATTGATCCGGGTTTCCTTAGTCTGCCTTGACACTTCAGATTGTCGACTCATAAAAAAACTCCTTGAAACCGGCAGAAATCTGTTTTATACAACGTTCTAATCAACTGGCGCTCTATTTTTATTGTTCACCACAATCATGGCGCAACACAATCGCACCATAACGAATCTTTCTAAAATACCCGCATTTTATGTATTTGTCAACGACGAATTCTTGGGCCGACCTACATTCAAATAACCGATTGAAATTTATGAGCTAATTGATATATTAGAGATATGTATCATTAGAGGAAGCGTGATGGACATCCAGACTGCAGGAATAAACAGTTTCCATATATATCAGTCAGCTCGAGAACAAGGATTTGGCACGATATCTGTGCCCCCCAGCGAGTACCGGATACAGGAGGCCCAGACAGACCAGACACCCCCCCTGCCCGAAGATGAAAATCGATCGGATTCAGAGTCCGGCATCCAGAAAGATGAAGCGGTCAAGGAAGAAGAACAGTCGTCACAACCCGATGCCGAGTCAAATCTGAGCCCGGATGAAAAGCTTCTACTTGAAAAACTAAAAAAAGCCGACGCTGACGTCAGGGCGCATGAAATGGCCCATATTGCTGCCGGTGGTGAATTTATTACGTCCGGCGCAACGTTTTCCTATCAAAAAGGCCCGGACGGACAAAACTATGCGGTGGGCGGTGAAGTCCGTATCGACACATCTGCCGAGCCTGGAGATCCCGAAGCGACATTACAGAAAATGCGGCGGGTTCGTGCCGCAGCCTTAGCTCCTGCCCATCCATCCTCCCAGGATTTAAAAGTTGCATCCAACTCGGCATCCCAGGCGGCCAAAGCCATGGCGGAAATTACACAGCTTGTGGCAGATGAACAGGCCGGCCAAATGGATACAGCAGTATCCGGCTATACCCGCCGGAAGGTTTCCGACACCTACACCAAAACACGCAATATGACCGGCCAAGACCCCCAAAATTCATTCCACATTGCGGTGTGATAAAAACATTGTTATGAAGATAAAATTTTGATATTATTAGATATCAGTTGTCATGAAACCGGAGGTAAAAATAATGACTATGACCGTCCATAGCAATGTATCTGCGCTGCAGGCATTTTCAAAACAAATGCAGGTTTCCGCAAATAATGTTGCCAACACCTTGTCGGACGAATACAAGGCGGACAGGGCTTACAATGTGGAGAGTAAAAACGG
This window contains:
- the dnaG gene encoding DNA primase, giving the protein MMIPEEKIAEIIAASDIFDVVSEAVILKKSGRNFFGLCPFHSEKTPSFSVNPDKQIFHCFGCGVGGNVLSFIMKYHGISFPEAAKMLARKYNIVIETRKMSPEQRKAVHVREALFRLNTKVMQAYTSFLDDPLKGNAARQYLERRGTSRQIIEQFQLGFSPDAWDAIVAVLKRERVARGVAISSGLVLEKKQKNGFYDRFRNRLMFPIFDINMQVAGFGGRVMDDSMPKYMNSPETPVYNKSRILYGLHAAKQECRRLGQVFIVEGYFDFLSLYQHGIQNCVASLGTALTREHVRILKGYATTMTLVFDSDEAGIKAAKRSIDIFVQEGIDTRILVLPENNDPDSYVMAHGRDAFLDLADTAKTVMQFLLQLALDTHGTSVEGRIKVLDEMKQHLAMIQDYAVRSIYVRELAETLNIDEKAVLEKVKEAYEKHVNSQARGPLIPEKDDVSKSVRESDPREKQILSMMLHWPELIGVAVEKKVLRAFYSKRLERLGCLIIDSKVDGQNIVGAVMARVEADEDRQLIASMAMEDYTGVQDPLQTFAVLINRVVKIKNKTDRKIVSELTKAKAGCDVDVIELLKLKQQQIRQLHNS
- the hisB gene encoding imidazoleglycerol-phosphate dehydratase HisB, whose protein sequence is MSRQSEVSRQTKETRINIRLDLDGRGNAEINTGIPFFDHMLTAFTVHGFFDLRISATGDLDVDFHHTVEDTGLVLGQAIQQALSEKGGIHRFGDASVPMDESLSRVTIDLSNRPYLVYNIPSDLKSRGAFDAYLAKEFFQAVCVKGGFNLHINTLYGENEHHALESIFKAFGRSLHTATRPISQVSGALSTKGCL
- a CDS encoding putative metalloprotease CJM1_0395 family protein codes for the protein MDIQTAGINSFHIYQSAREQGFGTISVPPSEYRIQEAQTDQTPPLPEDENRSDSESGIQKDEAVKEEEQSSQPDAESNLSPDEKLLLEKLKKADADVRAHEMAHIAAGGEFITSGATFSYQKGPDGQNYAVGGEVRIDTSAEPGDPEATLQKMRRVRAAALAPAHPSSQDLKVASNSASQAAKAMAEITQLVADEQAGQMDTAVSGYTRRKVSDTYTKTRNMTGQDPQNSFHIAV